The following proteins are co-located in the Pomacea canaliculata isolate SZHN2017 linkage group LG8, ASM307304v1, whole genome shotgun sequence genome:
- the LOC112570323 gene encoding uncharacterized protein LOC112570323 produces MKVSWIFIAALVSHLAVRCTSAQSPSQREDAMGKYFVMSRYQCQLLCWYRKLCKTYSYMYDSVQALDGNCVLHAANITTTTTNMVPTGWIEREATSNPTTQSTTCRSRPCEDTEMCFPTYTSPFYTCHPVFAECQAPPQTDGVYSNVTLLQGQRTNFTCNSSLLWAPRHADKTVTCQVTGRYSELKGTCKNAIYYSPSVPFNKPLPDVVMRGWEACFKGIFIGSERMSFSFHDSRMLRVIPILLKLQHLPSALISETFSNVKTNSILLHRSR; encoded by the exons ATGAAGGTGTCTTGGATATTCATTGCTGCTCTTGTTTCTCACCTTGCTGTGAGGTGTACGTCAGCACAGTCACCCAGTCAAAGAGAAGATGCCATGGGAAAGTATTTTGTAATGAGCAGGTATCAGTGTCAGCTACTTTGCTGGTACCGGAAGCTGTGCAAGACCTACTCTTACATGTACGACAGCGTGCAAGCCCTTGATGGTAATTGTGTTCTGCACGCTGCCAATATCACCACAACTACAACCAACATGGTGCCCACAGGTTGGATTGAACGAGAAGCGACATCCAACCCCACA ACCCAAAGTACAACTTGTCGTAGCCGCCCTTGCGAAGACACGGAGATGTGTTTTCCCACCTACACGTCACCTTTCTACACCTGCCATCCGGTTTTTGCAG AATGCCAAGCTCCACCACAAACGGACGGCGTCTACAGCAATGTGACACTACTCCAGGGTCAAAGGACAAACTTCACGTGCAACTCGTCTCTACTGTGGGCTCCACGTCACGCCGACAAGACGGTCACGTGTCAAGTCACCGGCAGGTACAGCGAGCTGAAAGGGACGTGTAAAAACGCTATCTACTACTCACCG AGTGTTCCATTCAACAAGCCGCTGCCAGATGTGGTCATGAGAGGATGGGAGGCCTGCTTCAAGGGCATTTTTATTGGCAGTGAAAG AATGAGCTTCAGTTTTCACGACAGCAGGATGCTTCGTGTGATACCAATCCTGCTAAAGTTGCAACATTTACCTTCAGCTTTGATTTCcgaaacattttcaaatgtcaAGACAAACAGTATATTACTACACCGGTCTAGATAA